The Juglans microcarpa x Juglans regia isolate MS1-56 chromosome 2S, Jm3101_v1.0, whole genome shotgun sequence genome has a window encoding:
- the LOC121252052 gene encoding cyclin-B1-2-like, with the protein MEATKTIAHEIGGIQNDALRFGLHGVKSDIVGSHPLESAYQSARSTQEEMKRKVLMNTYGSAFPLKLDLDKQILSRFQRPPGVIPSSMLGLEAVTGDLDDFGFEDYLNDPRDSETLRPLDMHHGMEVRLGLSKGPVCPSFI; encoded by the exons atggaggcaACGAAGACCATAGCGCACGAGATCGGAGGAATCCAAAACGACGCGCTCAGATTTGGACTCCATGGTGTCAAGAGCGACATCGTCGGATCTCATCCTCTTGAATCCGCTTACCAATCT GCAAGGAGCACACAGGAAGAGATGAAGAGGAAGGTCTTGATGAACACATACGGAAGTGCGTTTCCCCTGAAGTTGGATCTTGACAAGCAAATTCTTTCTCG GTTTCAGAGGCCTCCTGGAGTAATTCCATCTTCAATGTTGGGTTTGGAGGCTGTTACTGGTGACTTGGATGATTTTGGTTTTGAGGATTATCTGAATG ACCCTCGTGACTCGGAGACTCTCCGGCCTCTGGACATGCATCATGGAATGGAAGTTCGTCTTGGTCTGTCTAAGGGACCAGTCTGCCCAAGTTTCATATGA
- the LOC121252050 gene encoding protein decapping 5-like, producing MAASAAAEAPRSSTGSADSYIGSLISLTSKSEIRYEGVLFDINTEESSIGLRNVRSFGTEGRKKDGPQVPPSDKIYEYILFRGSDIKDLQVKSSPPVQTTPIHHDPAIIQSHYPHAATASTTSVPPSGTGTIPNLSANTSQMGLPRPAFQGSLPLYQPNLSLGSWGSSPPPPTTNVSGIAMPMYWQGYYGSPGFQAQQQSLLRPPPGLSMPPSMQQTMQYPAVSAPLPSVSSNLPPSSLLESPSSLLPPFNLGTLNMQSSTFPTHPSAVGSDSSTTLIANKASTQSLSTATLSTSLPLVSPLTTGLDKTAISSSVTDTDKPKVPSPVMPFTSTSESATTITGTSSSILNEGATPSLVTPGQLLQQVPTTVSSSRPSQTAQRDVQVVQVSSSEVSLSTAATEAQEPILPLPLPSENKLHGAPTHHHTNGGGRERGRGNGVSRPATRFTEEFDFIAMNEKFNKDEVWGDLGKSNKAQEVADYSQDEDDGGVSKHDTKPVYVKDDFFDSLSCDALDRDSRNGRTRFSEQLRKDSETFGYVPRHWGGRGGRGPGRGGRSRGGYYGRGHGYLGRGRGHSY from the exons atgGCAGCATCAGCAGCGGCAGAAGCTCCCAGATCTTCAACTGGGTCGGCTGATTCCTATATCGGCAGCTTGATCAGCTTGACTTCCAAGTCCGAAATTCGCTATGAAGGTGTTCTCTTTGACATTAATACCGAGGAATCCAGCATCGGCTTGAGAAACG TGAGATCATTTGGaacagaaggaagaaaaaaggatGGCCCACAAGTTCCTCCAAGTGATAAAATTTATGAGTACATCCTCTTTAGAGGAAGTGACATCAAG GATTTGCAGGTCAAATCTTCCCCACCCGTTCAGACAACACCTATACACCATGATCCTGCAATTATACAG TCTCATTATCCTCATGCAGCAACTGCATCCACTACAAGTGTACCTCCTTCTGGTACTGGTACTATTCCAAATCTTAGTGCCAATACTTCACAAATGGGTCTCCCCAGGCCGGCGTTTCAAGGAAGTCTTCCATTATATCAACCCAATCTAAGTTTAGGGTCATGGGGTTCGTCACCTCCTCCTCCGACCACAAATGTTAGTGGAATTGCTATGCCAATGTATTGGCAAGGATACTATGGGTCCCCAGGGTTTCAAGCCCAACAGCAATCTTTGCTTCGACCCCCACCTGGGTTGTCAATGCCACCTTCCATGCAGCAGACTATGCAATATCCTGCTGTGAGTGCACCTTTGCCTTCTGTATCTTCTAATTTGCCACCTTCATCTTTGTTAGAGTCACCCTCTTCCTTGTTGCCACCCTTTAACCTTGGCACCCTAAATATGCAATCTTCCACATTTCCTACCCACCCTTCTGCAGTAGGTTCAGACTCATCTACAACTTTGATCGCAAATAAAGCTTCTACGCAATCTCTTTCTACTGCTACTTTGAGCACTAGCTTGCCGTTGGTATCTCCATTGACAACTGGTTTGGATAAAACTGCCATTTCATCATCAGTCACTGACACTGACAAGCCTAAAGTCCCAAGTCCTGTGATGCCATTTACAAGTACATCTGAATCTGCTACCACCATTACTGGAACATCAAGTTCAATTCTGAATGAGGGAGCAACACCATCTTTGGTAACCCCTGGCCAGCTTTTGCAGCAAGTACCCACCACTGTATCTTCATCCCGGCCTTCACAAACAGCTCAGAGGGACGTTCAGGTGGTGCAAGTATCCTCATCAGAAGTATCATTATCAACAGCTGCGACAGAAGCTCAAGAACCTATATTGCCTCTACCCTTGCCATCTGAAAATAAG CTACATGGAGCTCCTACACATCATCATACTAATGGAGGAGGACGtgaaagaggaagaggaaatggG GTTTCACGTCCTGCAACCAGATTTACAGAGGAGTTTGATTTTATAGCAATGAACGAGAAGTTCAACAAGGATGAAGTTTGGGGCGATCTTGGTAAAAGTAATAAAGCTCAAGAAGTTGCAGATTATTCACAAGATGAGGATGATGGTGGAGTATCAAAACATGATACCAAG ccTGTTTATGTGAAGGATGACTTTTTCGATTCACTGTCTTGTGATGCTCTTGATCGCGATTCACGTAATGGGAGGACCAGATTTTCTGAACAACTGAGAAAAGATTCTGAG ACATTTGGCTATGTGCCAAGGCATTGGGGTGGTCGAGGAGGTCGTGGACCTGGCCGAGGTGGCCGATCCCGCGGTGGTTATTATGGAAGGGGCCATGGCTATCTTGGGAGGGGTCGGGGACATAGCTATTGA
- the LOC121252051 gene encoding probable transmembrane ascorbate ferrireductase 2: MAVPVVRFPIFLMIRVMGVIVTALLLTWTLHYRGGLALISDNKDLIFNVHPVLMVIGLLLLNGEAMVAYKSIPGTRSFRKLVHLTLQSLAFCLSIVGVWAALKFHNEKGIDNFYSLHSWLGLACLFLFGIQWAAGFATFWYPGGSKNSRATLLPWHVFFGFYIYALAVATATTGILEKATFLQTSGVISRYSMEAFLVNSLGVLLVVLGGFVALAVVTDGHS; encoded by the exons ATGGCGGTTCCGGTGGTGCGGTTCCCGATCTTCCTGATGATAAGGGTGATGGGCGTGATAGTCACCGCTCTGTTGCTGACCTGGACCCTCCATTACAGAGGAGGCTTAGCTCTCATTTCCGACAACAAGGACCTCATCTTCAAC GTCCATCCAGTTCTAATGGTGATCGGCCTCCTGTTATTAAATGGCGAAg CCATGGTTGCATACAAGTCAATTCCAGGAACAAGAAGCTTTAGAAAGTTAGTTCATCTAACATTACAATCCCTTGCTTTCTGTTTAAGCATCGTTGGTGTATGGGCTGCTCTAAAGTTCCACAATGAAAAGGGGATTGACAATTTCTACAGCCTACATTCATGGTTGGGTCTAGCTTGCCTTTTCCTCTTTGGCATTCAg TGGGCGGCTGGATTTGCAACCTTCTGGTATCCAGGTGGCTCAAAAAATAGCAGAGCGACCCTGCTACCATGGCATGTATTCTTTGGGTTTTATATTTATGCCCTTGCTGTTGCTACTGCGACAACTGGTATTTTAGAAAAGGCAACATTTCTTCAAACCAGCGGGGTAATATCACGCTATTCAATGGAGGCTTTTCTGGTCAATTCTTTGGGAGTATTGCTCGTTGTCCTCGGTGGTTTTGTTGCTCTTGCAGTTGTTACCGATGGGCATAGCTGA
- the LOC121252049 gene encoding actin-related protein 2 codes for MDNRNIVVCDNGTGYVKCGFAGENFPTSVFPCVVGRPMLRYEESLVEQELKDIIVGGACADLRHQLDISYPVNNGIVQNWEDMGHVWDHAFFSELKIDPTECKILLTDPPLNPSKNREKMVETMFEKYNFAGVFIQIQAVLTLYAQGLLTGLVIDSGDGVTHVVPVVDGYSFPHLTKRMNVAGRHITSYLVDLLSRRGYAMNRTTDFETVREIKEKLCYISYDYKREYQLGLETTILVKNYTLPDGRVIKVGTERFQAPEALFTPELIDVEGDGMADMVFRCIQEMDIDNRMMLYQHIVLSGGSTMYPGLPSRLEKEILDRYLEVVLKGNKDGLKKLRLRIEDPPRRKHMVYLGGAVLAGIMKDAPEFWISKEDYLEEGVACLSKCGQA; via the exons ATGGACAACAGAAACATCGTCGTCTGCGACAATGGCACCGGG TATGTCAAGTGCGGCTTTGCTGGAGAGAATTTCCCTACATCTGTATTCCCTTGTGTGGTGGGGAGGCCTATGCTTCGGTATGAAGAATCACTCGTGGAACAGGAGCTAAAG GATATTATTGTTGGAGGAGCTTGTGCAGACTTGCGGCATCAACTGGATATATCCTATCCTGTTAACAATGGCATCGTGCAAAACTGGGAAGATATGGGTCATGTTTGGGACCATGCCTTTTTTAGTGAATTGAAA ATTGATCCAACGGAATGCAAGATTTTACTTACAGACCCACCTCTTAATCCTTCAAAGAACCGTGAAAAAATG GTTGAAACCATGTTTGAGAAGTACAACTTTGCCGGTGTCTTTATCCAAATTCAAGCTGTTTTGACATTATATGCCCAAG GTTTGCTGACTGGATTAGTTATTGACTCTGGTGATGGTGTCACTCATGTG GTTCCAGTTGTTGATGGCTACTCTTTCCCTCATCTCACAAAGCGAATGAATGTAGCTGGCAGACATATAACATCATATCTGGTTGATTTGCTATCACGTAGAGG GTATGCAATGAATAGGACTACAGATTTTGAGACTGTTAGGGAAATCAAAGAGAAGCTCTGCTATATAAG CTATGACTACAAGAGGGAATATCAATTGGGTCTTGAGACCACCATCCTTGTTAAGAATTATACC CTGCCAGATGGAAGGGTTATCAAAGTTGGTACTGAACGTTTTCAGGCTCCAGAGGCTCTTTTCACTCCA GAACTCATCGATGTTGAAGGTGATGGGATGGCAGACATGGTATTTCGGTGCATTCAGGAGATGGATATTGACAATCGAATGATG CTTTATCAGCATATAGTCTTAAGTGGAGGGAGCACCATGTATCCTGGATTACCCAGTCG TTTGGAGAAAGAAATACTGGATCGATATCTTGAAGTCGTTTTGAAGGGAAACAAAGATGGGTTGAAG AAACTGCGGTTACGGATTGAGGATCCACCACGAAGAAAGCATATGGTGTATCTAGGAGGTGCAGTCCTCGCAGGAATTATGAAG GATGCACCTGAATTTTGGATCAGCAAGGAAGATTATCTAGAAGAGGGAGTCGCTTGTCTGAGCAAGTGTGGCCAGGCATGA
- the LOC121252054 gene encoding uncharacterized protein LOC121252054, with amino-acid sequence MRMGYKVEVDTKMSSATVSRESKRKVSCKKLGGYLREQKGRLYIIRRCVIMLLCWHD; translated from the coding sequence aTGAGAATGGGATACAAGGTGGAAGTAGATACGAAGATGAGCAGTGCCACAGTGAGTAGGGAATCCAAGAGAAAGGTATCCTGCAAAAAGCTTGGAGGGTATCTTAGAGAACAGAAAGGAAGGCTATACATAATCAGGAGATGTGTGATCATGCTTCTTTGTTGGCATGACTGA
- the LOC121252053 gene encoding transcription factor CYCLOIDEA-like, translating to MFSSTNSLNPPSHYHPSSSCHHFPSPFPNHEFDGIFHNEQHHDQLAGRFLTTNYAPIFPENVSFAVSRYPTMTMQNNGEYYSPSISNFLAEKPVKKDQRSKIFTSQGLRDRRVRLSTGIARKFFDLQDMLGFDKASQTVDWLLSKSRKAIKDVAQMNRSSSPTSGHEVISGINIDVNDSGNLEGRSVSKSRSLLGVSKEKIKMERVKKAASIHLLSKESRAKARERARERTREKICNGRLHESKKLDAGTQIVQQYLRSQSDQLEACIRSSYKVVGEIEVLSSHLPADRDPGANIADESFVIRRNLKPSEILNYQPNLMISKDLSSNNQNSNYFPNLGLTWDIDNTVEL from the coding sequence ATGTTCTCCTCCACCAATAGTCTCAATCCACCTTCACACTACCACCCCTCATCCTCGTGCCatcattttccttctccttttccGAACCACGAGTTTGACGGCATTTTCCATAACGAACAGCATCACGATCAGCTTGCTGGTCGATTTTTAACCACCAATTATGCTCCAATATTTCCTGAAAATGTCAGTTTTGCAGTTTCAAGATATCCTACTATGACAATGCAAAACAATGGAGAGTACTACTCACCAAGTATTTCCAATTTTCTTGCCGAGAAACCTGTGAAGAAAGATCAGCGCAGCAAGATTTTCACTTCTCAGGGTCTGAGGGATCGAAGGGTGAGACTGTCCACTGGGATCGCCCGCAAGTTCTTTGATCTCCAGGACATGTTAGGGTTTGACAAAGCTAGTCAAACCGTAGACTGGTTACTTTCTAAGTCTAGAAAAGCTATCAAAGATGTTGCACAAATGAATCGTTCTTCGTCACCCACTTCTGGTCATGAAGTGATTTCTGGAATCAACATAGACGTCAATGATAGCGGGAACCTAGAAGGGAGATCAGTTTCAAAAAGCAGGTCATTGCTAGGTGTTTCGAAAGAGAAGATCAAGATGGAGAGGGTAAAGAAAGCAGCTTCGATTCATCTCTTATCCAAAGAGTCGAGAGCAAAGGCAAGAGAAAGAGCAAGGGAAAGGACAAGGGAAAAAATATGCAACGGAAGGCTGCACGAGTCGAAAAAACTTGATGCAGGCACTCAAATTGTGCAACAGTATTTGAGGTCACAAAGTGATCAGCTTGAAGCTTGTATAAGATCCAGCTACAAGGTGGTGGGGGAAATTGAAGTACTGAGCTCTCACCTACCAGCTGATCGAGACCCAGGAGCGAACATTGCGGACGAATCTTTTGTGATCAGAAGGAACTTGAAGCCATCCGAGATATTGAATTATCAGCCAAACCTGATGATCTCGAAAGATCTAAGTTCCAACAATCAGAATAGCAACTACTTTCCCAATTTAGGTCTAACATGGGACATTGATAACACGGTCGAGCTCTAG